CAGAGCGCGTCGCCCTCCATGGCGTTGGCGTACTGGCTGCGGAACTGCTCGGGCTTCACCGACGCGCGGATGACCGCCTTGATTTCGTCGTTGGTGGGCCAGATGTCCTTGAGGAACACCTCGCGGCCGTTCGGGTCCACGCCGAGCGGCTGCGTGTCCAGGTCCAACCCCACCTCGCCCGCCAGCGCGTACGCCACCACGAGCGGGGGGCTCGCCAGGTAGTTCATGCGCACGTGCGGGTTGATGCGGCCCTCGAAGTTGCGGTTGCCGGAGAGCACCGCGGCCACCACGAGGTCACCCTCGACGACGGCGTTGGCGACGGGCTCCGTCAGCGGCCCCGAGTTGCCGATGCAGGTGGTGCAGCCGTAGCCCACCACGTGGAAGCCCACGGCCTCCAGGTACGGCAGCAGGCCCGAGTCACGCAGGTACTCGGTGACGACGCGGCTGCCCGGCGCCAGGCTCGTCTTCACCCAGGGCTTGGGGTTGAGGCCCTTCTCCACGGCCTTCTTGGCCAGGATGCCCGCGCCCACCAGCACCGCCGGGTTGGACGTGTTGGTGCAGGACGTAATCGACGCAATCACCACCGCGCCGTGGCCCAGCTGGTAGCTCTGACGGCCCTGCTTCACCGTGACTGTCTGCGCCAGCCGCTCGGCGGGGACCTCGGCCGCGGGGGCCGCCTTGGCCTTGCCGCCGCCCTCGTCATCCTCGCCCTTGCTCTTGCCGGCGGAGAGCATCTCCACGAGCGACTTCTCGTAGCCGGACTTCATGTCCTTGAGGGGCACGCGGTCCTGCGGGCGCTTGGGGCCGGCGAGGCTGGGCACCACGGTGGACAGGTCCAGCTCCAGCGTGTCGCTGAAGACGGGGTCCTGCGCGTCGGCCTTGAGCCACAGGCCCTGCTCCTTCGCGTACGCCTCCGTGAGGGCCACGACGGCCTCGGGGCGGCCGGTGAAGCGCAGGTAGTTGAGGCTCTCCTCGTCCACCGGGAAGAAGCCGATGGTGGCGCCGTACTCGGGCGCCATGTTGGCGATGGTCGCGCGGTCCGGCAGGGACAGGCCCTTGAGGCCCGGGCCGTAGAACTCCACGAACTTGCCGACCACGCCCTTCTTGCGGAGCATCTGCGTGACGGTGAGGACCAGGTCCGTGGCCGTGGCGCCCGCGGGCAGCTGGCCGAAGAGCTTGAAGCCCACCACCTGGGGGATGAGCATGGTAATCGGCTGGCCGAGCAGCGCGGCCTCCGCCTCGATGCCGCCCACGCCCCAGCCCACCACGCCCAGGCCGTTGATCATCGTGGTGTGGCTGTCGGTGCCCACCAGCGTGTCCGGGTACACGGTGCTGCCCTGGCGGAACGTCACCTGCGCCAGGAACTCGAGGTTGACCTGGTGGCAGATGCCGATGTCCGGCGGGACGACGCCAAAGCCCTTGAACGCGCTCTGGCCCCAGCGCAGGAACGCGTAGCGCTCCCGGTTGCGCTCGAACTCCAGCTCCGCGTTCTCCTTGAAGGCCGCCGTGGTGGCGAAGGAGTCGATCTGCACCGAGTGGTCGATGACCAGGTCGGCGGGGTTGCGCGGGTTGATTTTGGCGGGGTCGCCGCCCATGGAGGCGAGCGCCTCACGCATGGCGGCCAGGTCCACGACGGCGGGCACGCCGGTGAAGTCCTGGAGCAGCACGCGCGCGGGGTGGAACGAGATTTCGACGTCCGGGGTGGCCTTGGGGTCCCACGCGAGCATCTTCTCGACGTGCTCGCGCTTGACGACGCGGCCGTCCTCGTTGCGCAGCAGGTTCTCCAGCAGCACCTTCAGCGAGAAGGGCAGGCGATCCACCGACGGGTGGGCCTTGGCCAGCTTGCTCAGGCTGAAGTAGTCATAGGTGGCCGAGCCCACCTGGAGCTTGGACTTCGTGCCGAAACTGTCGGTCATGTGCGGTGCCCTTCCGTGCGCAGGATGTGGGGACTTCTAGGCTCGCCTTTGACGCGTTGCAAAGGGTTCCTGCACACGCATCCGGCGATGGACGGTTGACCCAGCAAGGGTCCAGCCCCGCTCATCGGAACCATGCGTCCCGCTGGGGGAATGTCGTCCGCGACACCTCTCGCGTCACGGCGGGGTGTCCCCCGGACGACCCCGGGGACGGCCCTCAGAGCACCTTGCGCAGGGCGTACAGGGCACGCTCCAGGAGCTTTCGCCACAGGGGCCGGCGGCGGAACTCCGCCAGCGTCACCTCGCGGCAGTCGCCGCAGTCCGTCCGGAAGGACTCCTCGAGTTGCCGGCCCAGGCGCGGGTCGGCGAAGACGGCGTTGACCTCGTGGTTGAAGGCCAGGCTCAGCCGCTCCAGGTTGAACGAGCCCAGGGTGCCCCAGGCCCCGTCCACGACGGCCGTCTTCGCGTGGAGCACGCCGCGCTGCCACTCGAAGATGCGGACCCCCGCGCCCAGCAGCTTCTCGTAGAAGGCGCGGGTGACGAACTCCAGAATCGGGTGGTCCGAGCGGGCGTTGAGCAGCAGGCTCACCTCCACGCCCCGCCGGGCCGCGTCGCGCAGCGCCGTGACGAGCCGCCGGTCCGGCACGAAGTAGGCCGCGGCGATGAGCACGCTCTTTCGCGAGCGCTGGATGGCATGCAGGTACGCCCGGTGGATGCTGCGGCGGCTGGACAGCACCGCCAGCCCCACCTGCCCCCGAGCACCCCCGCCCCGCCTGCGCCGCAGCCGCCCCAGGCCCGTGGCCCAGCGGTGGAAGCGGTCCTGGAACATCATCCGCCACGTGGCGAGGAAGCGGCGCTCCAGCGCGTGCACCGCGGGCCCCTCGATTCGCAGCACGTCATCGCGCCAGCCGCCGCCCTCCCCCGCCGGCGCCCAGTGCGCGGAGATGTTGACGCCCCCGGTGAAGGCCACCTCCCCGTCGACGATGAGAATCTTCCGGTGGTCCCGGCGCAGCAGGTGCCGCCAGCCGCGCGACAGGTTGAAGGGCTTGAAGGGGCGGATGTCCACGCCACGCTGGCGCAGGGAGTCGAAGTACGACTTGCGGCTGGTCCACGAGCCCACCGCGTCGTAGAGCACCTTCACGTGCACGCCCCGCTCGGCGGCCTCCGCGAGCGCCTGGCCGAACAGCTCACCGACGGCGTCGGTGATGAACATGTACGTCTCCAGGCGGATGTAGCGTCGGGCCCGGCGGATGGCGTCCAGCATCGCCGGATAGGCCTCCACGCCGTCGCGAAGCAGCTCGCACGCATTGCCCCGGACCACCGAGTGGCCGCGCGGCAGGTAGTAGCGCGCCAGCAGCAGGCTGGAGACACCAGGGCTCCAGACAGGCGCATGCTCCGGCAGGGGGCCCTGCGAACAACCGGCCTCGGGCGGCTCCTCGCCCGAGACACCCGTCCTCTCGCTCAAGACCTCCAGGTCGCGCATGGCGACCTTACGGTGAGGACGGCCCCTCGCGCCGGCAACCCGAAGGGGCGCGCGGACGGCCCCTCGGGGTGATGCACCGTCCGACAGAGGACGGTGCATCCCGGCGGAAACCCGCGCCGACTACAGCCCGTACTCGCCGCGCTTGTTCTCGGCGCGGGTGGCACACGGCTGGTCGTACTCGGGGAAGTACTGCTTCACGTGGTCCAGGGTGGCGGAGGCCGCCTTGTAGTTGCCCTGGTTGTAGTACTTCTCCACCTCCAGCAGGAGCTTGGCGCAGGTGCGGTCCAGCTCCTGCTGCGCGGTCTGCATGCGCTCGCGGGCCTCGTAGTAGAGGTCCGGCTTGGGCTCCGGGTGGGCCTCCAGCATCAGCCACGCCTCGCGGAAGCCCTTCCAGGCCTCGTAGCGGTTGCGGGCGCCGATGTCCGGCGTGTCGCTGTTCTTGCGGCCGCGCTTGTAGGACTCGCTGGCCTGACGCACCAGCTCCTCGGGGAGCAGGTCCGGCAGGAGCGCGCGCTCCACCCACACGTTCCAGATGCGCCAGGGGTCCTCGCCCGGCGGGTTCTTCGTGTTGTCGAAGACGATGCGGTTGGGCTCGCCCTTCTTCAGGTGCTGGGCGGGAATCATCAGCTCCAGGGAGCGGTCCTGGCTGGCGAGCGTGTCTGGGGGCACCTTGCCCACGTCCACGCCGTTGACGCTCACCATCACCTCGTCCTTGGAGATGCCCTGCGCCTGGTAGTGGAGGATGACCACCGCGCGGGTGGCGGCGGTGTACTCCCACTCGAAGATCTTCATGTCAGGGCGGCTCCACGTCACGTCCGGCCCCAGGCCGAACGAGTCGCGGATGGGCTGCCCGGTGAGCATGGCGGGCTCCTCGCCCACCGGCCCCGTGTCCACGCCGCTGAGCACCAGCCAGTACAGGAGGCCGAAGATGCCCAGCACCAGCGCCACGGCGCCGCCGATGATGCCGCCGCGCACCATGTTGGTGGCGTCCGCCCAGAACAGCTTCGCGCTGGCGACCAGGCCCGGCGACTCGCGGCGGATGCGGGCGCGCTCGGCGGCGGACAGGCCGCTGCCGGCCCCCGCGTTGGAGGTCGGCCTCGAGCGCACGGGCGCGGAACCCCCCGTGCCGGGACGGGCGCGCGCGGGGGCGGAGGACGCGGCGCGCTCGATGGCCGCGGGGGCCTCCGCCGCCGCGGACGCCGACGCGGGCAGCGCGGCGCGCGCGCCACTCTGGCCGGCCGGACGCAGCGCCCGGAGGTTGTTGCGCGTGGCGCCCTGGCGCATCTCCGCGAGGGAGTGCTCGTCGGCGCCCTCGGGGGCCAGGGCCACGCCCTTGTTGCGCTGACGCTTGAGCGCGTCCACGGACACGATGCGCGTGCTGTTCGCGCCCTCCTCGGCGCCGGCGGGTATCTCCTCCTCGCCGGTGGCGGCGTCGGCCGTCATCAGCGTGAAGACGAACGTCACCGGCCCCAGGGTCAGCTTGTCGCCGTCCTCCAGGGCCTGCGTCTGAACGGAGGTGCCATTGAGCAGGGTGCCATTGGCGCTGCCCTGGTCCTCGACGCTGTAGGCGTCACCATCGAGGAACAGGCGGCAGTGGCGGCGGGAGACACCTGGGTCGTACAGCACGACGTCGCATTCGGACGTACGACCGATGAGCACGGAGTCCTGGTCGAAGACGAACTCCTTGCCGGCGTCTTTTCCCTCGGAGATCGTCAGCTGGAAAGGCATGGGGCTCTACAATCCTATCGAGGCTCGCGCCGCTCGGGCAACGGCGGCTCGCGCGGAGACGGGTTCCATCACCTCCGCCTCGCCCCCGAAGGACAGCACCCACTGCGTGAGCCAGCGCTCGCTGTCGCCGGCCACCAGGACCTCCACGCCCCCGTCTGAGAGCGGGCGGGCGTCCTGTCCGAAGCGCTCCTTCACGTAGGGCGCCGCCACGGGCGAGAACCGCACGCGGACGGACGCCTCGGAGCGGCTCCGGGCGGGATTGGGGACATCCGCCCGGGCATCGGGCGGGGGGAGGAAGGGGGTGTCGGTGACGGCCAGGTCCTCCATCCGGTCCAGCCGGAACAGTCGGGCGTCCTGCCGGGTGTGGCAGAAGCCCTGCAGATACCACTGCCCCCGGTGGCTGAGCAGCTCATACGGGCGCACCCTGCGGGGCTCGGCGGGGCGTCCGGGGCTGGCATACCCGAAGGTGACTTCTCGCCGCTCGAGAATCGCACGGGTGAGCGGGCCCAGGGCCTGGGGCGCCTCGGTGGAGGCGTCAATCTTCCGGTACATCTCGCGGTAGCGCTCGCGCACCTGGGGCGGCAGCACGCGCTCCAGCTTCTGGAGGGCGCTCTGCAGCGCGTCCCCGGAGGCCGGCCGGAGCAGCTCCGCCGCGGCGGCCAGGGCCGCGGCCTCCCCCGCCGTCAGCCGGGGCGGGGCGAACAGGCGCTGGTCCAGGTCCACATAGACGCGGTCGTTGTCCACGTAGATGTCGATGTAGTCGTCCGGGTTGAAGGGCGGCCGGCCCACGCACGTGAGCAGGTCCAGCTCCTCCAGCAGGTCCTCCCGGCTGATGTTGAGGGCGCGCGCCAGCGCCTCCACCGTGACGCCGGGGTTCTTGGAGACGTAGGGGACCAGGAACAGCAGGCGGCGGAGCCGCTCGTGGACGTTGCTCATGCGCTCACCTTGTCTTCCTGCGCGTCCGCGTGGCGGTTGGCCACGCGCGCGGCCATCTCCCGCAGGCGGCCACAGGCGCTCTCCGGTCCCTCCACTACGCAGTCCGCTCCCAGCGACAGGCAGAAGCGCACCAGTCCATCCAGGAAGCTCACCTTGAGGCGGGCCCGGGTGATGCCCCCCTCGGCCACCTGCTCCAGCACGGCGCCGGGGAACAGGGCCGAGGCGCGCGAGGCCAGCGCGCCCGACAGCCGCAGCACCACCTCCAGCGGCTCGTGGAAGCGGTGCTGCCACGGGAAGTACGCCACGTGGTTGTCGAGCGAGAAGTCCTCCGGCACCTGGAAGTCCGGGGTGCGCGGGCGCGCGGTGTTCACCTTCAGCTCGCGCACGCGGTGGACGTGGAAGGTGCGCAGGCCGCCTCTCAGCTGGCAGTGGCCCACCAGCGTCCACACACCGCGGCGGAGCGCGAGCCCATACGGGTCCACGCGGCGCTGGGTGGCGTTGGGGTGCTTGGGGCTGGCGTAGGAAATCTCCACCCACTTGCGCGCGGCGCACGCGTCCCAGAGCTGCTCCAGGCGGGCGGAGATCTCCTTCTCCTGGCCCTCCTGGACAGCGCCCAGCTCCATGCGGACCCGGGGGGTGGGCAGCGACTGGCCGGCGAAGAAGCCAATCTTGCGCAAGGCGTGCGCCAGGTCATCGCGGCCGGGGAAGGCGCCGGACGTGAGCGCGGCGGAGCCGGCGGCGTAGAGCACGGCCAACTCCTCCTTGGTGAGGTCCGCCTCCGGCAGATAGTAGGCGTCGCGGTCGACGATGTAGCCGTCGCGGCGCTCGTCATCTCCCTGGACGTAGGTGAGCGGGAAGCCCAGCTCCACCAGCTCCGCCTTGTCGCGCTCGAACTTGCGCTCGGCGGCGTCGTCCGAGCCTCCGTAATCAGCGGGGAAGTGCTCGCGCAGCTCGGCCCAGGAGATGGGCTCGCGCGCGTCGAGCAAGAGGGCCACGAGGTCGAGGATGCGTTCGGTGCGGTCCATTCGGGAAGGTCGGCGACGATGCCGGGCGGACCCCAGGGGGTCAAGGAAGGGGCACGTGACAGGAGGAAAACAACGGCCCGGCCCGCACGCGTCCAGGCAGATAGCCAGCCCGGACTGAACAGGCAAGCAGGTAATTAATTGTGTGATAGTTGCAACACAGGTGGGAAGGTTGAACCCGCCAAGGAGGGCTCGCACTATGGGCGCGACTTGGGATATTCCTGCGCCAGCTTCAGAAGGGACCTCTCCATGAACCGCACCTTCCGTAACATGGTCGCCGGGCTGGCACTGCTGGTGGGGATGTTGTGCGGGATGATGCCTGCGTCCGCTGAAGCCGAGCCCCTCTATTTCGCCGTCGAGGTCTGGCGCGACGGGCGACTGGTGGCCCAGCCCAAGCTGCTCGGAGAGACGGGCCGCACGCTGCGCGCCGAGCGCCGCCGCCCGGGTGCGCCCACGGCGGACTACCGGCTGGTGCTGATGCCGCGCGCCGAGGGCGAGTCCTTCCTCCTCCAGCTGGACCTGCTCCTGCCGGAGGCCAAGGGCCACTCGGAGCTGGCGCTGCTCCACGGTCAGCAGCGCAAGCTGCAGCTCGGCCGCGTGCCGGGCGAGCTGGAAGTGTCGCTGCTCCTGATGAAGGTGGACTCGCCCGAGTTCCGAGCCCTCATGCAGCTGGGCACCGACGGCGGCAAGAGCGGCACCGCCTGCTCCATCTGATCCACGCCGGCTACAGCACCGCCAGGTCGTCGCGGTGCACGGCCTCATCCAGGTAGCGGTAGCCCAACACGGACTCGATGTCCGACGTGCGCCTTCCAGCGATGCGTCGCAGCTCGTCCGCGCCGTAGGACGCGAGCCCGCGCGCGAACACCTCGCCGGACGCGTCCGCCAGGTCCACCGGGTCTCCCCGGTCGAAGTCGCCCGTCACCAGCTTCACGCCGCTGGGCAAGAGGCTGCGCTTGCCGTTCACGATGGCCTCGCGCGCGCCGGCGTCCACGGTGAGTGTGCCCAGGGGCCGCAGCGCATGGGCAATCCACGCGGCGCGTGAGCCCCGGCGCGCGCCGGTGGGCTCGAAGAGGGTGCCCACGGGCTCGCCCTCCAGCACGGCGCGCAGGCGGCCGGGCAAGGCGCCCGAGGTGATGACGCCGCGGATGCCCTGCTCGGCGGCGCTCGCGGCGGCACGGACCTTGGTCGCCATGCCGCCGGTGCCCACCCCGCTGGAGGTGCCCCCCGCGAGCGCGAGGACGTCCGGGGTGACCTCCTCCACGGTGTCCAACAAGCGCGCGCCCGCGTCGCGGCGGGGGTCCGCGGTGAACAGGCCCTCCACGTCGGAGAGCAGCACCAGCGCGTCGGCCTCCACCACGCCGGCCACCAGGCCCGCGAGCGTGTCGTTGTCGCCGAACTTCAGCTCGTCCACGGAGACGGTGTCGTTCTCGTTGATGACGGGCACCACGGACGCGGCCAACAGGCGCTCCAGGGTGTGCTTCACGTTGAGGTAGCGCCGCCTGTCGCGCATGTCCTCGTGGGTGAGCAGCACCTGCGCCACCGCCTGCCTCTGGCTTCCGAAGACGTCCTCGTAGGCCTGCATGAGGCGGCTCTGTCCCACCGCGGCGCACGCCTGCTTGCCCGGGATGTCGCGAGGGCGCGAGCCCAGGCCCAGCCGCTCCATGCCCAGGGCGATGGCGCCGCTGGACACCACCACCAGCTCGCGGCCCTGGGCCGCCCACAACAGGTCCTCCCCCAGCGCCACGAAGTGCTCGCGGTTGAAGCGGCCGGTGGCGTGCGTGAGGGCGTTGGTGCCGATCTTCACCACCACGCGCTTCGCGGCGCGCAGGGCGTTACGTCCCGAGTGATTCACGTGCACGAGCGTAGGACGGAAAAGGAAACAGGGCGCAAGGGCCGTGTGTTCACTACGGTTCCGGCAACCCGGGCCGGAGGGGCGTGTCAGCCACATCGTTGGGGCGCCGTATAAAGTGCCGGGAAGGACGGGGGCAGCCGGCTTCCGTCAGGAGAGCAAGCGTTTGAAGGAAATCTTCGGCAACACCCTGGGCCTCAAGGCGAACGAGCAACACCGGCTGCGGAACACCTTCCGCCGGCGCGTGTCTCCGCACGAAATCGTGTCGCCGGAGCTCGCCCGCCACCTCACCGAGCTGTCCCACGAGACGAATCGACAGGTGGGCGTGCTCATCAACCGCAAGGGGGAAATCGAGCACGTGGTGGTGGGCAATGCCCACAAGCTGGAGCTGCCGGACATCGGCCGCGCGCGTGCGGGCCAGGTGCGTCTGCGTGGCCTGCGGCTGGTGCACACGCACCTCAAGAGCGAGCCGCTCACCAAGGACGACCTGACGGACCTCGCGCTGCTGCGCCTGGACTGCGTGGCCGCGGTGGGCGTGGGACAGGAGGGTCTGCCGGGCGTGCTGCACTACGCCCACCTGGTGCCGGAGAACGGCACGGGTGAGTTCTGGCAGGTCACCACCCTGCCCTCCGTGCACCTGGAGCAGCCGGACCTCACGGACACGCTGAGCGCGCTGGAGGAGGAGTTCAGCCGCAAGGCCGCGGCGCGCGCGGTGGGTGGGCGGGAGAAGGCCATCCTCGTCGCGGTGTGTCTGGACGGCAACCGGGCGCAGGCGGAGGCGAGCCTCGCGGAGCTCCGGGAGCTGGCGCGCACCGCGGGCGTGGAGGTGGTGGACAGCGTGCTCCAGGTGAAGCGCGAGGCGGACCCTCGCTACCTCATCGGGCGGGGCAAGCTGGAGGACCTGAACCTGCGCTCGATGCAGTCCATGGTGGACCTGCTCATCTTCGACAAGGACCTCACCCCCTCGCAGGGGCGCCACATCGGCGAGGCCACCAGCCTGAAGGTCCTGGACCGCACCCAGCTCATCCTCGACATCTTCGCGCAGCGCGCGCAGAGCGCCGAGGGCAAGCTCCAGGTGGAGCTGGCGCAGCTGAAGTACCGGCTGCCGCGGCTGGTGCAGAGCGATGACTCGCTCAGCCGGCTCGCGGGTGGCATCGGCGGACGCGGCCCGGGTGAGACGAAGCTGGAAATCGACCGACGCCGGGTGCGCGAGCGAATCACGCATCTGGAGAAGCGCATCGACACGATTGGCCGGGAGCGCAGCGTGCGGCGGGCGCAGCGAAACCGCCGCGAGCTGCCGGTCATCTCCATCGTCGGCTACACCAACGCGGGCAAGTCCACGCTGCTCAACGCGATTACCAACGCGCAGGTGCTGGCGGAGAACAAGCTGTTCGCCACGTTGGACCCGACGAGCCGCAGGCTGCGCTTCCCGCAGGAGCGCGAGGTCATCATCACCGACACGGTGGGGTTCATCCGGGACCTGCCCAAGGACCTGGTGGCGGCCTTCCGCGCGACGCTGGAGGAGCTGTACGACGCGAGCCTCCTGTTGCACGTGGTGGACGCGGGCGACCCTGCTCGCGACGACCAGGTGGAGGCGGTGGAGAAAATCCTGTCGTCGCTGGGGTTGATGGAGAAGCCCCGGTTGATGGTGTGGAACAAGGCGGACCTGCTCTCCGAGGAGGAAGTGGAGTCGCTGCTCCGCTCGCGGGGCGGGGTGGCCATCAGCGCCCAGACGCGCGACGGGCTGCAGACGCTCCTGGCGAAGGCGGACACCACGCTGTTCGCCGAAGGGGCGTCCGAGTCGATGGGCATCGTCTGACGCGGCGTGCGGGTTGCGAGGTGGGCATGGCTCCCCCTAGAGTCGGGGGGCCGTGTCCATCTCACTCGCGTCCACTTTGTCGTCGGTCCTGCTCGCCCAGGCGGTGCCGGACTACACCCGTCCTGTCTCCTCCATGTCTCCGAAGTACTTCGAGATTTTGGAGCAGAACAGCCACATCATCTACCCGCTGGTGGCGGTGCTGACGCTGGTGCTCATCGCCGCGGGCATCCTCCAGGCGTGGAGGACGCAGGACCTGGACGGCCTGCAGAAGAGCGAGTTCAAGAAGGCCATCGTCAACGAGCTGCGCAGCAACATCACGGGCCTGCCCGGTGACGTGCTGGCGAAGGCCGTGGGGCTGGACCGACTGAAGACGCACCGCCTGCTCGAGCAGATGCAGCAGGACGGCATGGTGGTGAGCCACACCAACTCGCAGCGCCTCACCGTCTGGCGCATCCGCGGCGCCGCCCCCGAGGCGAGCGCCCGGCGGTACTGAGGTCCCCTACTCCGCGTCCTCGACCTCCGGCAGGTACCGCCGGAGGAGCGACGCGAGGTGTCCGACTTCGGGAGCGCGCAGGATGGAGTAGTGGTCTCCTGCAATCGCGTGCACGGTGAGCGCGCCCGTCGCCACCTGCTCCCAGCCGTGGATGCGGCGAGTGCCCGTGGCCTCGATGGAGACGACGGGCCCTGAGTAGGGCTGGGGCACGTAGCGCCACGCGGCCAGCAGGTTCACCTCGAAGACGCGGCGCAGGGCACCGAGTGACGGCGTGATGCCACTCCCCTGTTCTCGCGAGTGCGTCTCCAGGATGCGCAACAGCGCCTCGGGTGTCTCGCCGCGCTGCGCCGCTTCGCCGTGTCCCATCGCGCGCAGCAGGTCCAGGTGGAACAGCTCACCGAAGCGCTGTGCCTCGTCCTGCCCTGGCGCGGCACCCTCTGCGTCGTACGGGCGCACGAAGCCATCGATGAGCGCGAGCAACTCCACCCGCTCTCCTCGCTGCTCGAGCTGGTGCGCCATCTCCCACGCGATGCTGGCGCCCATCGACCAGCCTCCGAGCAGATAGGGCCCACGCGGCTGCACCTCCCGCATCGCCGCGAGGTAGAGGCTCGCCATCTCGGGGATGCTCTCGCAGGGCTGCGCTTCACCATCGAGCCCACGTGATTCGAGCCCGTGGAACGGCTGCTCCGGCCCCAGGTGCTTCGCGAGCTCCGCGTAGCTCAGCACCGTGCCGCCCACGGGATGCACGCAGAAGAAGGGACGACGCCCACGTCCCTCGGTCAGTCGCACCAGCGGCGTCCAGGACGACGACTCACGTCGCAGCACCGAGGCCACGTGCTCCACCGTCGCGCGCTGGAAGAGCGCGGCCACCGGAAGGCTCCTGCCCACCGCGCCACGGATGCGCGCGAGCAGCCGGATGGCCATCAGTGAGTGTCCCCCCAGCGCGAAGAAGTCCTCCGTCACACCGACGGGGCGGACACCCAGCACCTCTTCCCACACGCCCACCAGCGTGCGCTCCAAGGCGTCACGAGGCTCCTGGTGCCCTTCGCGCGACACGCGCTGGAACGAGCCCGGAGCGGGCAGCGCCTTGCGGTCCACCTTGCCCGTGGGCGCCAGGGGAAGGGTGTCCAGGCGCACCAGCACGCTCGGCACCAGGTACTCCGGCAACCGAGCTTCGAGGCGCTCGCGCAGCACGTCCACGTCGCACGGCGCATCGTGCACCACATAGCCCACCAGTCGCTTCTCGCCGCCCTCCTCCTGCCTCGCCACCACCACCGCGTCTCTCACGCCCGGCAGCGCCTTCAGCGCCACCTCCACCTCGCCCAGCTCCACACGGAAGCCACGGACCTTCACCTGTCCGTCCACTCGCCCCAGGAACTCCAGGTTCCCGTCTCCGAGCCACCGCGCCTTGTCGCCCGTGCGATACAGCCGCGCCCCCGGCACTTCGCTCAGTGCATCCGGGATGAAGTGCTCCGCGGTCAGCTCCGCCCTGCCCCAGTACCCGTGCGCGAGGCTCGCGCCGCCGACGTATACCTCTCCCACCACCCCCACGGGGCTCGGAGCGCCCCGCGCGTCCAGCACGTACACCTTCACATTGGAGATGGGTGTGCCCACGGGCGGCAGCGCGGGCCATGTCGACGGCGGTCCTCGCGCCCTCC
This genomic interval from Myxococcus guangdongensis contains the following:
- the hflX gene encoding GTPase HflX; this translates as MKEIFGNTLGLKANEQHRLRNTFRRRVSPHEIVSPELARHLTELSHETNRQVGVLINRKGEIEHVVVGNAHKLELPDIGRARAGQVRLRGLRLVHTHLKSEPLTKDDLTDLALLRLDCVAAVGVGQEGLPGVLHYAHLVPENGTGEFWQVTTLPSVHLEQPDLTDTLSALEEEFSRKAAARAVGGREKAILVAVCLDGNRAQAEASLAELRELARTAGVEVVDSVLQVKREADPRYLIGRGKLEDLNLRSMQSMVDLLIFDKDLTPSQGRHIGEATSLKVLDRTQLILDIFAQRAQSAEGKLQVELAQLKYRLPRLVQSDDSLSRLAGGIGGRGPGETKLEIDRRRVRERITHLEKRIDTIGRERSVRRAQRNRRELPVISIVGYTNAGKSTLLNAITNAQVLAENKLFATLDPTSRRLRFPQEREVIITDTVGFIRDLPKDLVAAFRATLEELYDASLLLHVVDAGDPARDDQVEAVEKILSSLGLMEKPRLMVWNKADLLSEEEVESLLRSRGGVAISAQTRDGLQTLLAKADTTLFAEGASESMGIV
- the proB gene encoding glutamate 5-kinase, whose product is MNHSGRNALRAAKRVVVKIGTNALTHATGRFNREHFVALGEDLLWAAQGRELVVVSSGAIALGMERLGLGSRPRDIPGKQACAAVGQSRLMQAYEDVFGSQRQAVAQVLLTHEDMRDRRRYLNVKHTLERLLAASVVPVINENDTVSVDELKFGDNDTLAGLVAGVVEADALVLLSDVEGLFTADPRRDAGARLLDTVEEVTPDVLALAGGTSSGVGTGGMATKVRAAASAAEQGIRGVITSGALPGRLRAVLEGEPVGTLFEPTGARRGSRAAWIAHALRPLGTLTVDAGAREAIVNGKRSLLPSGVKLVTGDFDRGDPVDLADASGEVFARGLASYGADELRRIAGRRTSDIESVLGYRYLDEAVHRDDLAVL